A single Numenius arquata chromosome 1, bNumArq3.hap1.1, whole genome shotgun sequence DNA region contains:
- the NDUFB4 gene encoding NADH dehydrogenase [ubiquinone] 1 beta subcomplex subunit 4: MAAGPPPTAAQAYRPNRFVSLPAELDPETYDSSPEKRRAEAERLAIRARLKRQYQLQLNNPNPPAIIEDPALLRWAYARTQNVYPTFRPTPKTSFLGAVVGIGPILFWAFVFKADRDRKEKLIQEGKYKRPFSVY, encoded by the exons atggcggcgggccCGCCTCCTACCGCCGCCCAGGCCTACCGGCCCAACCGCTTCGTCTCGCTGCCGGCCGAGCTCGACCCGGAGACCTACGACTCGTCGCCGGAGAAGCGCCGTGCCGAGGCCGAGCGCTTGGCTATCCGCGCCCGGCTTAAGCGGCAGTACCAGCTGCAGCTCAACAACCCCAACCCACCAGCCATCATC GAAGACCCTGCCTTGCTCCGCTGGGCCTATGCTAGGACGCAGAATGTTTACCCTACTTTCCGCCCGACACCCAAGACGTCTTTTCTAGGAGCTGTTGTTGGGATAGGCCCTATCCTTTTCTGGGCTTTTGTCTTCAAAGCTGACAGG GATCGTAAAGAGAAGCTTATCCAAGAAGGTAAATACAAGCGACCGTTCAGTGTATATTAA